From the Drechmeria coniospora strain ARSEF 6962 chromosome 02, whole genome shotgun sequence genome, the window GACTCCATGATGAATATTATTCGAATAGAATACGTGCACTCCTCGCAATATTTGGCGATACAACTGAGATGCATGCAAGGTCAGCAAACCACACGCTCGAATTACTGCGGGCTGGACTCTGCAGTCAAAAATGACCATGCGCATTCCTTCAACGAGGAGGGTACAACGGCAGCTGGTACCGAGCATGTTGGATAGGCTTATTATCGTGGAAGCAAGAAGGGCATTCTGGACCGATGCCAATTCTCAAAACCCCTTGGCATGTtgcgtcggccgagggctGACAATTGCGAACACGCCGAATCTCGACTTCTGCAACAAATTGCAAAATGTGTGCCACATACCCACCCAAGAGACCGCATGCTCGCTCGTCCATATCCGAGTATACAACACTCTCTTGACACAAATCCTACATGCCCACAGCATTCTCATCACCCCTCATTGGCGGGTTTCTCTACGTCACTCGACGTACCTACTATCCGTAGCCCTCCAGTATCGTCGTACACAACTCGGCCCTCATCCGCagctctcctcgtcgcttcTCGTAGCACCTTTCTTTCTCCTGTCATCGGATCCCACTCCCAGCCTTCCCGCATCCACATCCATCGCAGATACGCACGAAGCTCTTTGTCCAGCGGCATAACTCTCATCCATTCTGGTTGAAACTCGGCTTCTCTGCCTTTGCCATTCCAATCGCTGGCTCGCCCGAGGAACTCATCACGGCAAAATATCCGCCAGCTGTCGATGGTATACTTTCCTTGTGTCATGTGGCCGATTTCCCACGCTTCAGCGTCTCCGTCGCACTGACTGAATGTAGCAAGGCTATCGGTGTTGACTACGTCCGAagagccgtcgacggtgtcgGGCAGTAGAGATATATCCCGCCTGTCGTAATTTCTGACTTTGTATCGAACACCGACCCGCGGTGGGTTTTCCACAAAGGCTTTGGCGTACTTTTGCAGATATTTGACACGAATAACGGAGAGCCCCAAATGGTGAATCATGTTCgagagctcctcggcgttgCCTGGATCGGCCAGTTGGTGGGGAGTGGGAAATCGCTTCCTGACCTGGTGGAAGATCGGTATGGCATGCTTGCCTTTGGTCTTGATGAGAAAGGTGACGGCAATGAGCAGCCAGAAGGGTTCATGTGCAACTTGTTCCTGGAGCAGGCCAAAATGGGAGGCAGTCAGTGGGGGAAATTGAAGTGAGGATACCGTACCAGGCGGGGGCCGCGTAGAGGTGTCAgtcttcttcgtcgacgttgccgtcgagaAGTAAGGAGAAACGACCAAATTCTTTAGCCGAACTGCAGGGACGGGTCCAAGTGAGCCGTGATACGAGCGTTCGCTTGTGTGGTTTGGAGCCTGA encodes:
- a CDS encoding methyl-CpG-binding domain-containing protein 4, whose amino-acid sequence is MTTSYGEAILSVFEVWEESRAFLADLIESRIADDDEIQALLDKSLLAGAEDWHFMIHCASSMQFVHGHDPCSHDGTDVAAYLWNIFLAVDRNGPAKSAPWEETDRLIARAKALESEAAFFRPYPSASGCLEVNTSPGSSKPRSAGTVSHYWSDRYEDHSDPETAVRCLLSSQACHLPPRDASYSELSNRQLPQAPNHTSERSYHGSLGPVPAVRLKNLVVSPYFSTATSTKKTDTSTRPPPGTVSSLQFPPLTASHFGLLQEQVAHEPFWLLIAVTFLIKTKGKHAIPIFHQVRKRFPTPHQLADPGNAEELSNMIHHLGLSVIRVKYLQKYAKAFVENPPRVGVRYKVRNYDRRDISLLPDTVDGSSDVVNTDSLATFSQCDGDAEAWEIGHMTQGKYTIDSWRIFCRDEFLGRASDWNGKGREAEFQPEWMRVMPLDKELRAYLRWMWMREGWEWDPMTGERKVLREATRRAADEGRVVYDDTGGLRIVGTSSDVEKPANEG